A region of the Mugil cephalus isolate CIBA_MC_2020 chromosome 23, CIBA_Mcephalus_1.1, whole genome shotgun sequence genome:
ACAATCGTTACTGCCCACATAGTTTTATTTGGTCTGACGGACGGCATTTGCTCTCTTAGATAAACCAGCCAGTTATTTCCACAATCTGAGgaatcaaaaaaattaaacaaaagccaTGTATCATTGGATCTGTTCAGACCATGCATGAGGAACCGATCTGGATTATCCCATTACAAGCGACCAGCTTGTTCAAATCTTAATTCAAGGGCTGAACAGGAACCACTATCACCTACTCCATGTGATGGAATTTAATCCCCAAATACAATTAACTTCTGATGGTGTCTCCtgatttaaatgagtttaaaggTACAGAAAGAGAGTACTGGGTCTCACAATAAGTTGGCTTTGATATTTTCATGGGATTTCTTggcaaatcacaaaaacatagACTAACAGAAGGCGAAGCAGTTAAGTACACTCAGCTGACCCACCTACACTCCAGTCCACCTCATGAACGGCGTCTCCATAGATCCCGTGGCGGCTCGATCCTCTGAATGCCGCTGAAACAAACATGGCTGTATGTACTtgaaggaaagacaaaaacagcaggAAAGGCCTTCCTGAATTCCTGTAGACACAGAAAATACCATTCAATTATAGCATTACAAATGTTACTCAAATTCAAATTTTCTTCAAAGTAACATTTCTGAGTGAAAACCTTTCTATGAAGTCCACTGCCTCATGAGTCATGCTCTGCGTTAGGTTTTCAGAGGTGAACGGCTGCTCAACTATACTGTGGTCCCTCAGGAGAATACAGTTTAAGTATGGTATAATCTTGATGAATCCCAGTATCAGGCATGTGACCAAAAGTAGCAGAGATAGAAGGCTCAGAATCAACCTTCTGCGGATGGTGATGATACCGATGTAGTGGAGTACTACTGCAGTAACCAAGACAATGCTCAGCGTGCCGTATGGTAAATATTTATGGATTTGGAAAACAGTGCCGTGTCCAGGCAAGCAGTCTCGCATGTTGGTCAAAGGGATACCGAAGAAATAATTGAAACCGTGAGCACTGGGGTGGTGGCAGTGATCGTCACTGCTCTTACAGTTAAGTCCTAGGTGCCATTTTCCTGAAGATAAgaagacacaaaagaaaaaaatcaaaagactgTACTAAAGTTTGTGCTACTCAAAAAGTATCTGTATCTTTCAttgtacagtggtggaaaacagTGAAAGTTTCACCAGCATCAAGTCATTTTAGCCATGATTATATCTAAAATAATGACAGTGGGGTTTTTATCTGTCTATATGTGGATACAAAGCAGACTCAATACTGCATTTAAAAGTGCTTTTGAAAGGCAGTGAagaaagctgttttttttttatattgcatatttttatattttttatatatgccATCCACAGTAACTATATAATTACACAGTGAATTTCTAAAGTGCTTAGAGAAAACTACAAGTActcctgttttgtctgagtttaatgACAATTGGTCTCTATAGTACAACATTGTGATCAGTAGGCTCAGCATTTTGTCAGCTTTATAGGGAGTAGAATAGTATAGGGATAGAATTTACTAAATCTGTGTGTCCCATTAAACTAGAAGAGTTAATAAGAACAAATAAAcgagtttcaactgtaaaatttgatgaggttttgtacctcctacccacttttgtcctgtgaccggttgtagaatgaatccgctaAAATGCTCGCTATCATCTTTTTACAGAGTATTCGGAGGCTGGTTAAGGTTAAAGATCATTAGACACCTGAACACTGTGCACTGCATGAAAATCTTTTACCGTTTTATTTCATTGCCACAGTGTGTCAGTTATTCTGTCTTTTAATGATTGTTAGGAATGGCCCTGGCTGGTTAGAGCAACAGGCTTTGGACTAAACGTTATGTTGTCTGTAGATATACCTGAATGTAATAGAAGATGGAACACACAGCACACCTGTCTACCTCATTCACATCAGTGTGAAGGACTTTAAAACCTCCATGTGTTACAGTAATAAAGATGAATAAACTAGTATTTTTTATAGACTAAAACTAGTTTTAAGTATCATCTTTTTAACAACAGTAAGAAAACAAGGCTGCGAGATATTTGCAACATACCTATAAGAGCAGTTTTGTAGCCTTGCTGTTTCGCAATCTTAGCAAAGGTAATTTCTTGGCTGGGAAGACCTCCAGATGCTGCATTAAATATAAAGACTCCAGGTCTTTCATAACCAGCTATACCTGtcagtgagaaaaaataaagaaaaactaattactGCCAAATCTCTGTCAACTAGTCAATTGTCAATATCATAAGATAGcgctgttcttggttctggagcagtggtagagATCCATGCGAGACAGTAGTAGCAGATTGGATCTTTAACTGTGTAAGTGCATAATAGCATTAAGCACATGTCTATCAGTGTCTTTGTACTGGCCTGATCGTATTGGGTATCGTCCGGTGAGAAACGCTGCCCTGCTGGGAGTGCAGAGGCTAGCTGCAGCAATGTGGTGGGTCAGCTTTACCCCTTCCCGTGCCAGCTGGTCAATATTGGGAGTCCTGCAAATCACATCATCAACAATCTTTTCTTTCTGGAAGAATCTAACCCAAAGAGATTGCACCTAAACggtaaaaactattaaaaaaaaaaaaaaaagataatataataagaaaaacaaattcatgGTAGTGGTTAGTTTTCATGGCAGACAAGTTAACATTGTTCATCCGAAAATGTACAGGGTGTAAGGTGTAAGGGTGTAAGTAAGTGCAACTCTAGCGTTGCAAGGCTGGTCTCACAGGTTGGTTGGGATGCCTGCCTGGAGATAAGCCTGGAGCCTGATGAGTCCATTTACAGGCCATTCCACTGAATGGGTGCTATTTTGGTATCCTGCACATACATCTGATTGCAAATTTATAGATAATAAAGAAGATATATAATTGAAAGTACTAATAAACAACTACCTAGAAAAATAGCATTTGTTACCCACACTTGCTCTCACTGCATGCACAAAATTGGGGTCAACAAGTTTGTCTGGCAAGAGCACGAAGACATACTTTGGTACCTCTCTGTGTGTCATCCCAACCCTGAGGCCAGTCAGAGGTCAGAGTCAGAGGTTTGGATCTTTTGCCAACCAAccatttcttaaaaataaacactttctCAAGGCAAAAACAGAGGAATTAGTTGAGATGCTTTTTGAGATGTCAGATGAGTGTTGGTAATGGGGCCGAGAAAAATACGACCATGTGCGGCTTTGAGATCCTGTAAAAAGACAGGAGACTGGAGACCTGAGACTGACCAATTCATATATTGAATAGTTAAATATGTTTGTTACTAGATTcagtgttggaaaaaaaaaagttgaaaaattcagtttaaattgAAAGATGGCAAAAAGCAAATGGCATACATTTGGTGGAATGGCCCATATGTTGTTTCCAGGACAACAGTGAAGTTGGAGATGACCTGAACCACAATCAAAGATACTGTATTTAAACCCACTCCAGTTTGGGATACATATGGGCTACAGGTTTAACAGAGGATCGGAAATACAGTGTTTTCTCAATTTACTTAATGGCTGGTCAATGTAAATCATAGTGGTTCATCATAGTTGAGGGAGCTATGTATAATCCCTCCAGCCttacagagaaaaaacaatAGCAGAAGCATGGTATTACCTCAGTGTCTTATTGCCATAACAGCCCAAGTCTCCAATTCCCAGGTCATCCACCATAATCAAGACAAAATTGGGCCTGTTACTTTCCTGAAGAGACACATAGCTCATCTccaagaacagcagcagcagtagtgaCAATGGCTCCCATTTGGAATTCATGCTGCTGGAACAGAAGCACAGGAGAagaaatcaaaccaaatgttgaACTAGTTGTAGTCTTAAGTCCTGGAATTCCCAAATGTGCTATGATGTTAAGCCCAGGTATTATCTGAACTAATAGTTTCAGGAGGTTCCACTAGAAATTTTGTCTTTGAGATTTCTTGAACATCCCCATTGTCTTGGTTTGATTTGGTTTTTTTCCTATACCTTGACCTGGATAACTTCATAACTAATACCTGATCAAAATAGTAATAATTGTGGAGAAACTATGAATTAGATGAGTTTATAAGGGATggtgtttttttaagatttatttgttagatttttttcagtTGGTCATAAACATAGCAAAGAAGAAAGACGAGAGTTGGGAAATTAATTCAGCATGTACTGAGGGCATATTGTTGCCCATGTGGTATTTCTCCCACCGCACTGAGTTTGTCTCCTCCTTCACCCGTTACCATCCCATATCATCAtttatcttcttcctcttggaAATATTTTCCACATAGGGTATTTTCCATAAATAAGGTACATTTTCTCTCCTATGTTGATGACACCCAGCACTATGTGTTTACTAAGCCCACTCGAGCCAAAGTTAATAGTTTCTCACTGAACCTTGATAATTCCACTGTCCCCTCAGGTTCAAAGTCTGGGTGTTATCATGAGAAGCCCACATCAACAACGTCACTCAGACTGCTGATCATCTCTGCAACATCAATAGACTTTGCCCATCCTTTGTACAGAACCTGACCGCCATTATTGCCCATGCCCTCATCACTATCAACTCATGTAACTTTGTTCTTTTTGGTCTATACTCCCAGTGTCTCTCCAAAAAATCCTACTAGCTCGTATCATATTGTGGCGCAGTGGTGGGAGGCACAGCTCGGGGTtcgaagggtcacaggttcgcctcctccacagccatggacagggcgGGAGCAACCACCTAATCCCCAATATGCTCCCGGGGCGCACCCACCAAAGGGCCGCTGCCCACTGCTCTaactgtacacattactgtgtgtgaacaaatggatgggtcaaacagcagggatcaatatagtatatcaaaatcaaatcacatAACCCCAGTTCTTCAGCTTCTACACTGACTTCCAGTAAAAACTCATATGGAGTACAAGATCCTTACTCTCAGGCAGGTCCTTCTGCCCAAGGGCTCTCCACCAAGGGTTTTAGAGCATTCAGTTGCTCAACTCCACACCTTTGGAACACTCTCTCACCTGACATCCAAATCATACTCAGACTAAACCTTCTAACCCTTAACCCATTCTCCCTtttttaagataagatatgcctttactcatcccacaatggggaagtGCTCATTGATAAAAGCAGCAGAGGCATTCGgcaatcacagacagtgcacatAGTGCACATATGTGTgaactaaagaataaaaataaaaagatatattacaaacaaacaaggccgctttcaagtaagaaaatatggaaataaatatatatgtatatgcacaTGAGCAGCAATGGAGAAGGAGGCCAGATCTCACTCCATGAATCCAGTGTATGACCCCTCACCCCTACTGCACAccctgtctttttattttttctatggGTTCTTCCGATTCAAAGAACCCTTCAAAAGACTGTCTCGTTTtgatattatttgttttcaagatGCCAGTCTGGGGTAACTTAATTTGTGCTTGAAATAAAGACCTAGGTAGGCAGATAGATAGGGTACAATTTGGGACAGAATCATTCAAACTTAGATATCCCACCAATATATGTTGGTGGGATATCTGAGTCTATCTATATCCATAATATAAGTTCTAGATAGACAGACCGTCTATATAATTGCGAGAAattctgtaaacacatttaacgCTCTGTGCAGAGAATCCTCTTAAGTAGGTCAGGTGATCACACACATATGGTGGAACTGAAATGCAAATCACAATggcaaatcagaaaacacaaattacaacGCGCTTAGTTAATGTAGTTAATGTAAGACCGATCATCATTGCTATATTGTAAACGTCTATTTGTGAGTTGTATCATTAAAGAAACTAGGATTCAAGATAACCTCAACTAATGCATACGAGTTACATTTTGCTCAAATTATCACTGCTGACGTTATTTACCTagtttatatgtatatgaagGCCGAGATTAGTGCCGGAAAGGCTGGTTGAAGACCTTTGCTCTAGTCCTTCAACCGTGAGGATGTCTGGACAGAAGGTACAGTCATGTACCCCATAGAAATGCTTTGCCATATGATAATCCAAGGTAGCTTTTCTGATAGCGTATTTGTGCTCAGAGACCCTGTCTTTTAGTTGTCTCTTTGTCCAGCCTATGTGAAAGCAACCACAAGTGCAGGATAAGCGATATACAACAACGTTGTTTTATAGTTAATAAAAGTTTTGACATcatacatttgttgttgttgacgtcGCTGAATTGTTTGCAGTCCTTATGTCAAATCTACAGTCTTCAAGTCTtatgttttagtcatttgtaTTCAAAATATCACGGAACAATAAGAGTTCCTACTCAGAGCCCAGCTAAAACCAAGCAAAATGTCATTGCTGTACCGCCCTCACAATTTTATCTTATCAGATTATTAATGAGTATGCTTTtgtatgtacatatacacacatcGACAGTTGGGAGGGATGAAAATAGCACAAAAcaacagtataaatatatatgtatatgcacaTGAGCAGCAATGGAGAAGGAGGCCAGATCTCACTCCATGAATCCAGTGTATGACCCCTCACCCTACTGCACAccctgtctttttattttttgtgggtTCTTCCTATTCAAAGAACCCTTCAAAAGACTGTCTCATTTtgatattatttgttttcaagatGCCAGTCTGGGGTAACTTAATTTATGCTTGAAATAAAGACCTAGGTAGGCAGATAGATAGGGTGCAATTTGGGACAGAATCATTCAAACTTAGATATCCCACCAATATATGTTGGTGGGATATCTGAGTCTATCTATATCCATAATATAAGTTCTGGATAGACAGACCGTCTATATAATTGCGAGAAATTCTGTAAACACATTTGGGCTaaccgggaatcgaacccgcgTCCTCCGCTATGCTCACCACTATATCATCTCCGACATTAAAACGGTCTCACACGAGTAGCAAATGAGAAGCTTTGAAAAAGGGACAGCTCGCATCTGCAACTCGGTTCCCATCGTTCGCTTTAACAATAGGTCGGTAGATTCGGTTCGTGCGTAAACGTTACAACTTTAATCACTACCTCATCTCAGCAGATAGATGACTGAACCAAGTCGAGTGCTGCAAAGTAACTATCATTATAACTTTTCACTGCACAGTGTAAACTTTACTGTTAAAAAATCGTAAAGGGTATGTGGGTAGTAAATGAGTTAATAACACACATGAGTAGCGAAAACTAATGTTAGAATATTGCTTAGAAGTTAATGCACCGATAATCGGCAGCAGACAGAAGTGTCACTCACCCTTCTAACCTCACGAATGGGGTTTTAAGTGTTAAAAGCAGCCTCACAGATTATGTCTGTCGCTGTCTTTGTATTTGCGTAAATTGCGctttttatgtgattttttttttcgtgttgCCCCCGTTCTACTATAATCTAATGCGGAACAATCGCGATACTTTGTCTCGCAATACTTGGTTTCGCAATAATAATGGTTTCCTCGGTAGGCTAGCGAAAGTGGTGCGTAGCAACGCTTCCTGTATTGAGTTTCAAAACAAGATAAACAGAAAGATAAACGGAGAGAAAACATAtcgttttttaattaaaacatatacCGTGAAACCGCAACATGTAATGCATCCTTGATTACAGGGCAGAAaagctgtatttaaatgtcCTCATGAAAGCAAAGGAGAGCTGGACTGAGGCACATAACACTGGTTTATTAACACTGAGAGTCTCCAAAGACTAGGCAACTACTTCCTCCGCTAAGCCATGTGAGCTCTCAACATTTTCCCCACCCTGCACCAAGGACTCACTAACCTCCCAACATCAATACACACCACACACTCCCATATGACCAcaaactcctaaacattgcacaAGCCACATTCATGAAAGCGGCTTGTGTGATGTCTGTTGCAATTTGATCTCAGCACTGTCATTACTATCAatcattatatatacacacacagacacacactgaccagGCATGCCAtaatgaccactgagaggagaagtaaataacattgatcatctcgTGACAATGTTgtgaaacgtttggacctggcattggtggATGTTAGAGAACAAACTGAACAGGGTCCAGGGTGCTCAGGAAGTTTTGTATGCATATAATGAGGGTGCTCTTTGGAAAGGGAGATTAATTGCAAAGCCTTAACGGAAAGCCCAAGGAACATCTCTAGCACAAAAAATACCCCAAAAGCCCGTATTGAGATGGGTATTGCATGATGAAACGATTTAAAACAtttgggctaaaaaaaaaaacaaaaaaaaaaaacaggatacaACCCACACATAGGGTGTAACGCTCTGTGCAGAGAATCCTCTTAAGTAGGTCAGGTGATCACACACATATGGTGGAACTGAAATGCAAATCACAATGGcaaatcaaaaaacacaaattacaacGCGCTTAGTTAATGTAGTTAATGTAAGACCGATCATCATTGCTATATTGTAAACGTCTATTTGTGAGTTGTATCATTAAAGAAACTAGGATTCAAGATAACCTCAACTAATGCATACGAGTTACATTTTGCTCAAATTATCACTGCTGACGCTATTTACCTagtttatatgtatatgaagGCCGAGATTAGTGCCGGAAAGGCTGGTTGAAGACCTTTGCTCTAGTCCTTCAACCGTGAGGATGTCTGGACAGAAGGTACAGTCATGTACCTCATAGAAATGCTTTGCCATGTGATAATCCAAGGTAGCTTTTCTGATAGCGTATTTGTGCTCAGAGACCGTGTCTTTTAGTTGTCTCTTTGTCCAGCCTATGTGAAAGCAACCACAATTGCAGGATAAGCGATATACAACAACGTTGTTTTATAGTTAATAAAAGTTTTGACATcatacatttgttgttgttgacgtcGCTGAATTGTTTGCAGTCCTTATGTCAAATCTACAGTCTTCAAGTCTtatgttttagtcatttgtaTTCAAAATATCACGGAACAATAAGAGTTCCTACTCAGAGCCCAGCTAAAACCAAGCAAAATGTCATTGCTGTACCGCCCTCTCAATTTTATCTTATCAGATTATTTATGATATATAAATTCTTTTATGTCTACAAACTGAGGGGCGGGCTCTGTGGGGAATCCATTGGAGGCTATGATGGGTCTCCCTGGTGGAGAGGTTCTTGTCAATTTTAGGGAGCATGTAAAAGGTGGATGTCCTGGGATGTGCATACCATAGGAAATCATGCTCTCATTTAATGATCCACCCTGCCTCATTAGCAATGGACAGCATTTCTCTCAGTATCTCCTGTCTGTTTTGTAAAGGATTTGATCTAAAAAAATTTATTAACTGTAATACAGTGTTTGATGTATTTCGCTAAAAGTCTCTGAGCACAAATATGCTATCAGAAAAGTTAACTTGGATTATTCTATGGCAAAGCATTTCTGACAGGTACATGACTGTAATCCAGACACAATCCAGACTGAAGATCCtaaatgtacataaaaaaaaacaaaaaaacaaaaagacatttgtGGTCGTGATCGTTTAAGCAGTATATTTCAAAATCTACTCATGACTTTTTGCAGtgtataatacaatatattGAACATTTTAGTGTGCTAGTGTTTCTTAGGAGGATCTGGCTACAGCAGGATTTAGTCTATAATGTTTTTATTGCCATAGCagtttcacagatttttttatgtctcttttGTGAACAGAGAATTCATTTGTGACCGAGGCCCCAACAAACAACATGACAATCATTCCCTTCTGTTATAAATATTCTGGAAACTGTGAATGTTCTGTAGCAATTATGAAGGACTGGGATTTCATTAGGCAGTTCATTCCTTCCTATGGAGGAGCAATCAGTTTACTGTAAGCTGTAAGACAAACCCCCTTTTTTGTTCTcctgtttgaaataaatgtaagaATATGATTGGACCATATAATGGAATTCATATAATATCCACATTAAAAATGTTGGCAATTTCTGAGCTGTTAACTGTAATGCTAAATATATTATTGAAAACAAGCTCATTCAAGTTTAGCTCAAGTTAAGGACCACCTTAACAAAGCTGTCCTGTCTTATGAATTCTTCAATCCCACAATCACTACTTCAGTTCACATCTTCAATAATGCCCTTCAGCAACAGCAGTCAGGCTTTAGAACAACACATAGCACAGTTATAACTGAAAACACTGCTGCTGATGTCATTATTGAACACTTGATGGAGAGCAACATGATGTCTCTTACAGATTTGAAGTATTAGCCACTCACAGATACAAGCCAAGTTttcaaatttcagttttattaagGTGTTCCTCAAGGTTTACATCCGGGATGTCCAAACTTTCTTCACATACGATCACATATGAAAAAATATCCGATTGACTGGACTTATTTTTCAAGCTTgttatagaaataaatattttttcttattaacTTATTTACCAACACCTAAATGCTGTTGGATATAGTTTTAAAACTCATTACTTGACATGACATACAGTAGATAACTGTTGGTTATTCTGGTTATCAATCTGTATCTCTGCAATGCAAAGTAAGTTATCGCCAACTTCCCAATAAAGAATTAACAGCTGTGCAGTGTCTGTGGAATCTGTGCTGTCATCACAAACAACCAAGAAGACTTCTCTGCACAACTGTTTCTGGACATGCTAATGTGGCAGCCTTCTTTCCAGTCACATTAACCCTGCGGCTTCAGTGAGGCGTTTGTTTGGCAGAGATGGTGCATCATTCAAGATGCAAGCACCACCTACTGTTAAAACTAAATAGTATAATCCAGTCAAGTGCAAGCTCCATATGTGGGCCATGTTCCataatacaccaatcagccataacattatgacctatcATAGTGTAGGCCTCCTTGTGCCTCtgaagcagttgtgactcaccagggaatggacatggatcttctgagggtctGCCGTAGAGTCTGGCAAGAGAAGGTatttagtggggggctttgggtctgtaggttgaggggaggggcctgcTGTTATTCTAAGCTCTAAAAAGACTAAACCCATTTCGCACCTCACTATCTGAAAGAATTCTTTTGAACTTAGAAACATTCCTTCAACTATGAGACTTTATGTGGTTTCTTTATGTGGCCTCATCTAGATATATTGCAAAACACTGTCAATAGTTTTAGTATTAACTTGCTCATTCATGGCTATTGACATATGGAGGCTGAGCTTGTTTTCAGCACCATCCAAATGGCCTCTGTCCTTGCTGTTCACTTCCCTTTCTaaatcatttttgatttttccatCCACCTGCTCTTGGTGGACTTGGTGTAGAGAAATACTGGCATCTGTTGTTAGGGTTCAACATTGCAGAATCTGCACCTCTGT
Encoded here:
- the sts gene encoding steryl-sulfatase, with the translated sequence MNSKWEPLSLLLLLFLEMSYVSLQESNRPNFVLIMVDDLGIGDLGCYGNKTLRTPNIDQLAREGVKLTHHIAAASLCTPSRAAFLTGRYPIRSGIAGYERPGVFIFNAASGGLPSQEITFAKIAKQQGYKTALIGKWHLGLNCKSSDDHCHHPSAHGFNYFFGIPLTNMRDCLPGHGTVFQIHKYLPYGTLSIVLVTAVVLHYIGIITIRRRLILSLLSLLLLVTCLILGFIKIIPYLNCILLRDHSIVEQPFTSENLTQSMTHEAVDFIERNSGRPFLLFLSFLQVHTAMFVSAAFRGSSRHGIYGDAVHEVDWSVGQIMETLDRLELSDNTLVYLTSDQGAHLEEISSSGEVHGGWNGIYKAGKSTNWEGGIRVPGILRWPGIIPAGRQIDEPTSHMDLFPTVVQLSGASVPEDRQIDGHDLMDLLQQRVERSNHDFLFHYCNAYLNAVRWHPQNSSSVWKALYFTPNLYSGGCFHTHVCFCTPEFVTYHNPPLLYDLSRDPSETTALTPDTEPAFHSILAAMEEAVETHRKSVKPVESQLTIGHLLWKPWLQPCCSTITQLCQCQQDQ